A window of Enterobacter ludwigii genomic DNA:
TCAATGGGCGGCAGTGGTTCACAGCGTTCTACTTAACGAGTCTTAATCATGGAAAACCGGTTATTACAGGCGAAAGCCACGCTTCCTCAGTACACTCGCGACGACCTGAAGGCACGCATTGTTCATCTTGGCTTCGGCGCATTTCACCGTGCGCATCAGGCGGTTTATGCCGACATTCTCGCAGCGGAACACGGCAGCAACTGGGGTTATTGTGAAGTAAACCTGATTGGCGGCGAGCAGCAGATTGCCGATCTCAACGCGCAGGATAACCTCTATACCGTGGCGGAGATGTCTGCCGATGCATGGACATCTCGCGTGGTCGGAGTGGTCAAAAAAGCACTCCATGCGCAGGTTGACGGGCTGGAGACCGTGCTGGCCGCGATGTGTGAACCGCAGGTGGCAATTGTCTCGCTGACGATCACCGAGAAAGGGTATTGTCACTCACCCGCGACCGGGCAACTGATGTTCGATCATCCGTTAATTGCCGCCGACCTGCAAAACCCCCATCACCCGACATCCGCACCCGGGGTAGTGGTTGAAGCCCTGGCGCGCCGTAAAGCTGCGGGTCTGCCTGCTTTCAGCGTGATGTCCTGTGACAACATGCCGGAGAACGGCCATGTGATGCGCAATGTCACCTGTGCTTATGCTCGCGCTGTCGATGGTGAGCTGGCGGACTGGATTGAATCCAGTGTCACCTTCCCGTCAACGATGGTGGACCGCATCGTGCCTGCAGTAACGGTAGACACGCTGAATAAAATCGAACAACTGACTGGCGTGCTCGACCCGGCGGCAGTGGCCTGTGAACCGTTCCGCCAGTGGGTGATTGAAGATAACTTTGTTGCCGGGCGTCCTGAATGGGAAAAAGCCGGGGCCGAGCTGGTGTCAGATGTTATTCCGTTTGAAGAGATGAAGCTGCGTATGCTCAATGGCAGTCATTCATTCCTTGCCTATCTTGGTTATCTGGCGGGTTACCAGCATATCAACGACTGTATGCAGGATGAAAATTACCGCCTCGCCGCGCATAAGCTGATGCTCAACGAGCAGGCGCCAACCTTAAAAGTGAAAGGCGTCGATTTAGGTCATTATGCCGATCTGCTGATTGCTCGCTACAGTAACCCGGCCCTGCGTCATCGAACCTGGCAAATTGCGATGGACGGTAGCCAGAAGCTCCCGCAGCGTATGCTGGATTCTGTGCGCTGGCACCTGGTGCATCAAAAGCCGTTCCCGCTACTGGCATTGGGTGTGGCTGGCTGGATGCGCTATGTTGGCGGTGTGGATGAACAGGGTAATACCATTGAGGTGAGCGATCCGCAACTGGCCGTGATTCAGGCGGCAGTGAAGGGAAGTACCGAGGGGGAAAGCCGTGTGAAAGCCCTGCTTGGCATCGAGGCTATTTTTGGCAGAGAGTTACCTGAAGAGGCTAGCTTTGTGGATGCGGTGATGAGCGCGTATCAGACGTTGCTACAGAAGGGAGCAAAAGCCACGGTGGCACAGTACGCCGCGCAACGATAATTCATCTCATGCCGCCGTTCGCGGCGGCATGTACGGGTACAATTTAGTGCATACCCAGGCGAATCAGTTCAATCGGTTCGAACTTACCTTCGCATCCTTCCACTTCCACCGTTTTGCTACGACGCACCTGCGCGGCATCCAGCCCGTCGCTGTGGATCGCTTTAATGACCCCAGTATGGCCTGTGCCGTTTATCATGACGCGGCTGCCAGTGGTAATTGCATTACGGTTACGGTCGTATGTCATCATGGTATATTCTCCTCTCTAACTTATCCGTTACGGCGCTAATTCAGGTTTGCCGTTCACGGGGCATATAAATACGCCTGTCCGCGCTTCATGTTTTTGTTTTTGATCAAACTCACACTTTTTTGTTTATTGCATCGAGTGCTGACGGTTCACGACAGCAATTTACAAAGCAGACCGTTATTTTCATAAGCTGATAGTTTCGATAGGGAAGCGTTGAGGGTTGGTTTATATTTCTGATGCCATTCTGGAGGCAGGAAATAACCCTTCATCGGAATAAGGAGTCAGGCTTATGTATAAGAAGATTTTGATGCCTGTTGATGTGTTTGAAATGGAATTAAGCGATAAAGCGGTACGCCATGCGGCCAACCTGGCAAAGGCTGAGGGCGCGTCGATTACCCTGGTCAACATTCTTCCGGCCAGCAGTCGCTCACTGCTGCGCGGGTTTAACGCTGATATAAAAAAATTTGAAGAGTATATGACCGCTGAATCCGGGAAGAAAATGAACGAGTTAAAGAGACTGTTCGATATCTCCCCTGAGAATATTCACGGCATGGTTCGTTTTGGCAATGTCCGCGATGAAATTATCAAGCTGAGCAAGGAGGGGGAATATGATGTGATCGTCATCGGGTCGAAAAACCCGGGCATCACCACTCATCTGCTTGGTTCAAATGCGGAATCTATTCTGCGCTACGCCACTATTCCGGTATTAGTCGTTCGTTAATTTCTTCGCCGCATCCGTAAGGGGTGCGGCAAATGTTACTCTTCGCTGAACCACTCGCTATTTTCCTGGCGAATAAGCTGCACGGATTCACTAATTTCCTGCAAATGTAGCGTCATCGCTTTTTCCAC
This region includes:
- a CDS encoding mannitol dehydrogenase family protein; translation: MENRLLQAKATLPQYTRDDLKARIVHLGFGAFHRAHQAVYADILAAEHGSNWGYCEVNLIGGEQQIADLNAQDNLYTVAEMSADAWTSRVVGVVKKALHAQVDGLETVLAAMCEPQVAIVSLTITEKGYCHSPATGQLMFDHPLIAADLQNPHHPTSAPGVVVEALARRKAAGLPAFSVMSCDNMPENGHVMRNVTCAYARAVDGELADWIESSVTFPSTMVDRIVPAVTVDTLNKIEQLTGVLDPAAVACEPFRQWVIEDNFVAGRPEWEKAGAELVSDVIPFEEMKLRMLNGSHSFLAYLGYLAGYQHINDCMQDENYRLAAHKLMLNEQAPTLKVKGVDLGHYADLLIARYSNPALRHRTWQIAMDGSQKLPQRMLDSVRWHLVHQKPFPLLALGVAGWMRYVGGVDEQGNTIEVSDPQLAVIQAAVKGSTEGESRVKALLGIEAIFGRELPEEASFVDAVMSAYQTLLQKGAKATVAQYAAQR
- the ydfZ gene encoding putative selenium delivery protein YdfZ, whose amino-acid sequence is MMTYDRNRNAITTGSRVMINGTGHTGVIKAIHSDGLDAAQVRRSKTVEVEGCEGKFEPIELIRLGMH
- a CDS encoding universal stress protein — protein: MYKKILMPVDVFEMELSDKAVRHAANLAKAEGASITLVNILPASSRSLLRGFNADIKKFEEYMTAESGKKMNELKRLFDISPENIHGMVRFGNVRDEIIKLSKEGEYDVIVIGSKNPGITTHLLGSNAESILRYATIPVLVVR